A part of Nocardioides sp. WS12 genomic DNA contains:
- a CDS encoding nitroreductase family deazaflavin-dependent oxidoreductase, which translates to MASIPDYRWGTENAVVQGMAVRIAASKPGSFVIRKLMPLDRKVLLRTRGRRTVLGPIGLPTLLLETTGRKSGQKRLSPLLYARDEGESVVVVGSNFGQAHHPAWTGNLLAQPEARVISGGSEIPVVAELLAGAEADAGWQKMVDLAGNYAVYKTRTDREIRVFRLTPS; encoded by the coding sequence ATGGCGAGCATTCCTGACTACCGCTGGGGCACGGAGAACGCAGTGGTGCAGGGCATGGCCGTGCGGATCGCGGCCAGCAAGCCCGGCTCCTTCGTGATCCGCAAGCTGATGCCGCTGGATCGCAAGGTCCTGTTGCGCACCCGGGGGCGCCGCACCGTGCTGGGGCCGATCGGGTTGCCCACCTTGCTGCTGGAGACGACGGGTCGCAAGTCGGGCCAGAAGCGGCTGAGCCCGCTGCTCTACGCCCGCGACGAGGGTGAGTCGGTGGTCGTGGTCGGTTCGAACTTCGGCCAGGCGCACCACCCCGCCTGGACGGGCAACCTGCTGGCCCAGCCGGAGGCGCGCGTCATCAGCGGCGGCTCCGAGATCCCGGTGGTCGCTGAGCTCCTCGCGGGCGCGGAGGCCGACGCCGGGTGGCAGAAGATGGTCGATCTCGCCGGCAACTACGCGGTCTACAAGACCCGCACCGACCGGGAGATCCGGGTCTTTCGCCTGACCCCCTCCTGA
- a CDS encoding A/G-specific adenine glycosylase, with product MTTSTTDPGERLVAPILQWFDEHARDLPWRRPEASAWSVLVSEFMLQQTPVVRVLPVHEAWLDRWPTPAALAADASGEAVRAWGRLGYPRRALRLHAAAVAITEQHDGVVPSSYDELLALPGIGDYTAAAIAAFAYGQRQVVLDTNVRRVLARTVTGVEFPARSVNRAERDLGAALLPDDAPTAATWSVAVMELGALVCTADRPRCADCPVRDACAWQQAGAPAYDGPPRPVQGYAGTDRQCRGRLLAVLRDAPGAVPKKRLDAAWDEPVQRERALTSLLADGLLVRTGDGHYALP from the coding sequence ATGACAACGAGTACGACGGACCCCGGCGAACGCCTGGTTGCCCCCATTCTCCAGTGGTTCGACGAGCACGCCCGCGACTTGCCGTGGCGGCGCCCCGAGGCCTCGGCGTGGTCGGTCCTGGTGAGTGAGTTCATGCTCCAGCAGACGCCCGTGGTTCGCGTGCTCCCCGTCCACGAGGCCTGGCTGGATCGCTGGCCGACTCCCGCAGCGCTCGCGGCCGACGCCTCGGGTGAAGCAGTGCGGGCCTGGGGACGACTCGGCTACCCCCGACGCGCGCTGCGCCTGCACGCGGCGGCGGTCGCCATCACCGAGCAGCACGACGGTGTCGTCCCGTCGTCGTACGACGAACTGTTGGCGCTGCCCGGCATCGGCGACTACACCGCGGCCGCCATCGCCGCGTTCGCGTACGGCCAACGGCAGGTCGTGCTCGACACCAACGTGCGCCGGGTCCTGGCCCGCACGGTGACCGGTGTCGAGTTCCCCGCACGGTCGGTCAACCGCGCCGAGCGCGACCTCGGCGCGGCCCTGCTGCCCGACGACGCACCGACCGCCGCGACCTGGTCGGTGGCCGTGATGGAGCTGGGAGCGCTGGTGTGCACGGCCGATCGACCCCGGTGCGCCGACTGTCCGGTGCGGGACGCCTGCGCCTGGCAACAGGCCGGCGCGCCGGCGTACGACGGACCACCGCGACCGGTGCAGGGCTATGCGGGCACCGACCGGCAGTGCCGCGGACGGCTGCTCGCGGTGCTGCGCGATGCACCGGGCGCCGTACCGAAGAAGCGCCTGGACGCGGCCTGGGACGAACCCGTGCAACGCGAACGGGCCCTGACCTCACTGCTCGCCGATGGTCTGCTCGTCCGCACCGGCGACGGCCACTACGCCCTCCCCTGA
- the disA gene encoding DNA integrity scanning diadenylate cyclase DisA, which produces MITSADPRLRETLALIAPGTPLRDGLERILRGRTGALIVLGQDKLVETLCTGGFELDVPFTATGLRELAKMDGAIIVDGDLTRIIRAAVHLMPDHGIPSEETGTRHRTADRVAKQTGRPVISVSQSMQIIAVYVGDVRHVLEDSGQILSRANQALATLERYKLRLDEVSSTLSALEIEDLVTVRDVAVVAQRLEMVTRIAREIEDYVLELGTDGRLLALQLEELITGVDTERELVIRDYVPSRRRSRDPNELLSKLEALSATDLVDPSAVSKVLGIGTGEHLDGAVAPRGYRLLTKVPRLPTNVVEGLVDHFGTLQKLLSAGIDDLQAVEGVGELRARSVREGLSRLAESTILERYV; this is translated from the coding sequence GTGATCACGTCGGCCGACCCCCGACTCCGCGAGACGCTCGCCCTGATCGCGCCGGGCACTCCGCTGCGCGACGGCCTCGAGCGGATCCTGCGTGGCCGCACTGGCGCCCTGATCGTGCTCGGTCAGGACAAGCTCGTCGAGACGCTGTGCACCGGCGGCTTCGAGCTCGACGTCCCGTTCACCGCCACCGGCCTGCGCGAGCTGGCCAAGATGGACGGCGCGATCATCGTCGATGGCGACCTCACCCGGATCATCCGGGCCGCCGTCCACCTGATGCCCGACCACGGCATCCCGTCCGAGGAGACCGGCACCCGGCACCGCACCGCCGACCGCGTCGCCAAGCAGACCGGACGCCCCGTCATCTCGGTGTCGCAGTCGATGCAGATCATTGCCGTGTACGTCGGCGACGTGCGCCACGTGCTCGAGGACTCCGGCCAGATCCTGTCCCGCGCCAACCAGGCGCTCGCAACGCTCGAGCGCTACAAGCTGCGCCTCGACGAGGTGTCGAGCACCCTGTCCGCGCTGGAGATCGAGGACCTGGTCACGGTCCGCGACGTCGCGGTCGTCGCCCAACGCCTGGAGATGGTCACCCGGATCGCCCGCGAGATCGAGGATTACGTCCTGGAGCTCGGCACCGACGGCCGCCTCCTCGCGCTGCAGCTCGAGGAACTGATCACCGGCGTCGACACCGAGCGGGAGCTCGTGATCCGTGACTACGTCCCCTCGCGTCGCCGCAGCCGCGACCCGAACGAACTCCTGTCGAAGCTCGAGGCCCTGTCGGCGACCGACCTGGTCGACCCGTCCGCGGTCTCCAAGGTGCTCGGCATCGGCACCGGCGAACATCTCGACGGCGCCGTGGCCCCCCGCGGCTACCGCCTGCTCACGAAGGTCCCGCGCCTCCCCACGAACGTCGTGGAAGGCCTGGTCGACCACTTCGGCACCCTGCAGAAGTTGCTCTCCGCCGGCATCGACGACCTGCAGGCCGTCGAGGGTGTCGGCGAACTGCGCGCCCGCAGTGTGCGCGAAGGCCTCAGCCGGCTGGCAGAGTCGACGATCCTCGAGCGCTACGTCTGA